The Candidatus Binatia bacterium nucleotide sequence TCGCCCGGTAAGAAGCCTCCCCCCCGGCAGCGGTGGGACGGCCCGGCCTTCGCGCCGACGCAGGCAGTTCCGAGCAGGGACGCAGCGCCATCGCTCGACCGGAAAAGGGGTGTCCGTCCTCGGAAAGCCGAAACGCCACGCCGAGGCCGAGCCGACGGGACGTCTCCTCGAAGACCGCGGGGTCGCCGAAAAGCACGGGCACGAGGGACCGTCGTACCTCCGGCCGGGCCAGGGCGCGCAGGGCGACCTCCGGCCCGACTCCCGACGGATCCCCCATGGTGACGGCGATCCGGGGCAGGTTCACGGCCGGATCTCGATGTGATGCCGCTTCTTCAGGTCTTCGCGCAGCCACCGGTCGAAGCGGTTCTGCAGGGCCTCGGCGTACAGCTTCTCGCGGATCGAAGGCGCTACTTCTTCGAGGGGCCGGTAACGGGAGCCCGACCGCTTCTCGACGCGCACGATGTGCACTCCCACGGAGGTCCGCACCGGGTCGCTCACCTCGCCTTCGTCGAGGCCGAGGACCACGCGTTCGATTTCCTCGAGCATCTCGCCCCTGCGGACCCAACCCAGGTCTCCCCCTTCCTCGGCGGCCGAGTCCTGCGAATACCGGCGGGCGAGCTTCTCGAAGCTCTCCCCCGAGCGCAGCCGCCGGACGAGATCCCGGGCGAGCTTCATCGCTTCCTCCTCGCGCTCCGGTGCCGCCCCCTCCGGCAGAAGAAGCACGATGTGGCGCAGGTGGAAGCTTTCCGGGAGCGCGTAGTCCTGCTTGTGCGCCTCGTAGTAGCGACGGACGTCTTCCGGCGTCACGTTCACCTTGCCGCGGATTTCTCTGTGCACGAGCTGGGCCTTTTCGATTTCCCGGCGGACGTGTTCCCGGTACTCCTCCCATTCGAGGCCCTGCGCCGCCACGGCCGCCCGCAACCCCTCCTCGGAAAGCCGGTTCCGGCTTCGCACCTGCTCCACGTACCGGTCGACGTCCTCCTCGGTCACCCGAATCCCGGCGTCCGCGATCTCCTTCTCGAGGATTTTCTCGGTGAGGTAATCGTCGAGGTAGGAAGAAACGTCGAACTCCGCCTCCGGGGGCAACCGGCCCCCGGAGCGCTTGCGAGCGAACGTCTTGACCTCGTAGAGCGTGACGGGCTCGCCGTCGAGCGTCGCCACGACGCGGTCGACCAGTAGGGCACGGGCGTGCGGCAAACCGACGAGCAGCGCGAGGAGCCCCGAGCCAATCGCAAGACGACGCCGCATCAGATCCTCCCGAGAACGCTCTCGACCTCGCGGCTCAGAGCGACAGGTTCCGGGTCGTCCACCCGGAAGGCGAGCTGGTAGTCGCCACCCAGGCGAAAGCGCCCGGACTCCGAACGAACGAGGGCCGCCACTCGTTCGACGTCGACATCCGCCTCGGGGTGGAAGTGCAAGAGCACCCAGGTTCCGCGGCGCACCGCGCGGAGGACACGCCGTGCTCGCAGTCTCTGGCGGAGTCGCATGAGGACGACCAGATTTTCGACGATGGCGGGCGGGGGGCCGTAGCGATCGCGGAGTTCCTCGAGAACCGCATCGAGCTGCTCGGGTTCCTCCGCCGACGCGAGACGGCGGTAGAACACGAGCCTCTGGTGCTCGTCGGGCACGTAGCTCTCCGGGAGAAAGGCCGGGATCCCGAGCTGGATTTCCGGTTCCACATCCGGCTCCGGCGGCAGGCCGCGGAGCTCGCGCACCGCCTCGGCGAGCATCTTTTCGTAGAGGTCGAAGCCCACCGCCGCGATTTGTCCCGACTGCTGTTTTCCGAGCAAGTTTCCGGCGCCCCGGATTTCGAGATCGTGGACCGCGAGGCGGAAGCCGCCCCCGAGCTCGTCGAGCTCCTGGAGGACCTGGAGCCGTTTCTGTGCTTCTTTCGTGATCAGGTGCTCCCCGGGCACCACGAGATAGCAGTAGGCCCTCTGGTGGGAGCGACCCACGCGCCCGCGGAGCTGGTACAGCTCGGCCAGCCCGAAGCGGTCCGCCCCGTGAACGATCATGGTGTTGGCGTTCGGGATGTCGAGACCCGACTCGACGATCGCCGTGCAGACCAGGACGTCGACACGTCCCTCGACGAATTCCAGCATGACCTTTTCGAGAGCGCCCGACGGCATCTGCCCGTGGGCCACCGCGACCCTGGCCTCCGGTACGAGCTCGCGCAAACGGGCCGCCATGACCTCGATGTTCTCGACCCGATTCTGGACGAAAAAGACCTGCCCGCCGCGAGAGAGTTCGCGCAGGATGGCCTCCCGCAAGAGACTTTCGTCGTAGCGGGTCACGTACGTGCGCACCGCCTGGCGATCGACCGGGGGGGTCTCGATCACGCTCAAGTCGCGGATTCCCGAAAGCGACATCTGCAGGGTCCGGGGTATCGGCGTGGCCGTGAGCGTGAGCACGTCGACGAGACGGCGCATTTTCTTGAGCTGCTCTTTGTGCCGCACGCCGAAACGGTGCTCCTCGTCGACGACGAGGAGCCCGAGCTTCCGGAACCGGACGTCGGGACGCAAAAGCCTGTGCGTCCCGATCACGATGTCCACGGTGCCCGCGGCGAGACCCTCGAGAATTTCGCGGGTCTTCTCCCTCGGGACGAAGCGCGAGAGCATCTCGACGCGCACGGGATAGGGCTCGAGCCGCGAGCGGAAGGTTCGGAGGTGTTGCTGTGCGAGAACCGTGGTGGGCACGAGAACCGCCACCTGCCGGCCGTCCAGGACCGCGAGAAGGGCGGCGCGCAGGGCCACTTCCGTCTTCCCGAAGCCCACGTCGCCGCAAACCAGACGGTCCATGGGTTTCGGTCGGAGCAGGTCGGCCACCGTTTCCTCGATGGCGCGCAGTTGGTCCGGTGTTTCCTCGTAGGGAAACGAAGCTTCGAATTCGCGGTAGAGGTCGTCCGGGGGCGCGTAGGGTTCGCGTTCCAGCACTTCCCGAGCCGCGTAGATCTCGACGAGCTCTTTGGCCATGGCGAGGACCGACTCGCGCACCTTCTTTTTCGTGCGCTCCCACGAAGGACTCCCGAGCCGGTCGAGCGGCGGTGCCGTACCGTCGGTCCCGACGTACTTCCGAACGAGGTTGATCCGGTCCACCGGAACGTAGAGACGATCCCCGCCCGCGTACTCCAGGTGCAGGTAATCTCCCTCGGTCCCCGCGACGCGCAGGTGCTTGAGACCCCGGTAGAGGCCGATGCCGTGGTCCACGTGCACGACCACGTCGTCCCGCCGTAGCTCGCCGAGATCCCGCAAGAGCTCGCCGACGCGGGGGCGATGCGAGCGCCGGCGCGGTCGCGGCTCCGCGAAAAGGTCCGCTTCGGTGACGAAGACGAGCCGCTCGTCCGCAAGCCGGAATCCGGAACCGAGCTCCCCCACGAGAATCCGGGGGCGGCCCGCCGCCGGCGCGCCCAGGACCGCCCCGATCGGTTCTTTCGGAAGGGACGGCACGACGCCGTGAGCTTCCAGAAGAGCGCTCACCCTCCGCGCTTGCGACTCGCTCGTGGTGACCACGAAGACCCGCTCGCCCTCGCGGCACCAGCGGTCGAGCCTCTCGGCCACGGCGGCGAACGAGGGCTCCCCCGGGTGCCGCTCGAGCCGCAGGTCGCGCGTTCCCGCGCACCGAACCTCGAGGACGGGACCGCTTTCCGGCGAAGAGAGGGCGAGGCCGCCCGACTCCACGCGCAAAAAGCGGCGCGTCGCGTCTTCCCACTCGTCCGCCGCGAGAAAAAGAAGCCCCGGGGGAGGCAGGAACTTCCGCTCTGCCTCGCGCTCGGCGGCGCGCCGGGCGATCGCCCGCTCCGCGGCGGCGAGAGCGCCTTCCACTCCGAGGGGGTCTTCCGTCCAGAGCAGCGCCGACTCCGGGAGGTAGGCCGAGACCGGGACGAGCTCGGGGTAGAAGTAGGGAAGAAAAAACTCGATGCCGGGAACCCAGAGCCCCTCGCGCAACGCTTGTTCGATCTCGAGCCTGTCTTCCCTGCGGAGTTCGAGCTCCCGGCACCGCTCGGCGACCCGTGCCACGCAACCGCGCTGGGCGGAGAGAGAAAATTCCCGCGCGGGAAGCAGGAGAACTTCGCGGAGCGGGCCGCACGACCGCTGGGACCCGACGTCGAACGCCGAAATCCGTTCGATCACGTCGCCGGAAAGCTCGAGCCGCACGGGGTGGGCCGACCCCGCGGGGTACACGTCCAGGATTCCCCCGCGAACGCGGAACTCCCCTCTTTCCTCGACGAGCGCCAACCTCCGGTAGCCCCAGTCGACGAGCTTCGCGGCCACCGTTTCGAGGTCCACCTCCTGGCCCGCCTCGAGGCGCAGCCATTCTCTTCCGAACACGTCGGGGGGAGGCACCCGCTGAAGAACCGCCTCCGCCGGCGCCACCACCAGGGGTGTCGGAGTCCGAACGAGACCGAACAAGGCCTGCACACGGAGCATGGCCGCGTCGGGGGAAGGGGAGCAATCCTCGAAGGGCGGAACGTCCCACGGGGGCAGGAGCCAGATGCGCCGCCTCTCGAGCGGCGTGTCGTCCGTCTCCTCGAAGAAAAAACGGAGGTCGGCGAACATCCGCTCGGCCTCGGCCGGAGTCGGGAGGACGACGAGACCGGGACGGGGCTCGGCCGAAAGCAGACGAAAGAGGCAGTAGGCACTGGCGCTCCCGGTCAGGCCCTGGATGCGTAGAGGGGCCGCCTCCCGCTGCGAACGAAAAGCGCGTCCGAGCTCTTGCCCAAGATGCATAGAGTGGCTGGCAAGCGTAGCAGCCGGCACCGGAAGGCTGCAACACGGTGGCACTGCGCGAAAAACGCGTGTTGACAGCCTCTCGGGGCGCGCCTACGCTGTCTTGTCGGAGCTGCAATGGGAAGGCAGGCCGGGTTCGCGCTCGTCGTTCTCGCCCTCGGGGTGGGAGTGGCCCTCTGGTACTGGAACGCGTCGGGTCCGCACCCGCGAGAGGGCTTCCCGCGTCTCGAACGAGGCGAGCGGGCGAAGCCCGGCACCGATGCCGCCCGGCGCGAGCCCGACCGGCGTTTCGGCTTCGAACGGCTGCCGGGCGCAAGCCCCGGGGAGCGGTTGCGAGAGATGCGGGCGCGAGAGCTGCCCACGCCCGCCGTAGGCGGCGCACAGGTCTCGAAACTCGCGCGGAGGCCGTCGGGGTCGGCCCCAGGGGACGCCGAGGACGATATCGATCCCGACGACTTCGAGTCGCTCAGCCGCATGGCGCTCCACGACCAGGATCCCGACAACCGCATCGTCGCCGCCTGGCTCCTCGCCAGCGTCGAGGACGCACCGGTCCGGCCGGTGCTCGCACAGGTCCTGGACGATCCGGACCCCGAAGTTCGTCTCGCGGCCGTGGAGTCGATTTCCGACCTCGAGGATCTCGAAGAAAACCCGCCGCTCGACCTGCTGGAGAAAGCACTCGGGGACGAAGACGCGGAAGTCCGCTTCGAGGCGCTCAGTGTTCTCGGCGACATCGGCGGCCCCGACGTCGAACCTCTCGTACGCAAGGCACTTCAGGATCCGGACGAGGACGTCCGATCGCTCGCGGAGAGTCTGCTCGAGCTCGAAGAGGACTTCGCCGACGAAGTCGCGAGCCCCTGAGAGCGCGGCCTCACCGCTCCCAGACGACGTACTCGTCGAGCTCTTGCCCGTCGGCGAACACCGGGAAAGGGCCGGCCACGACCAGCTCCCCGGTTCCGTTCGAGGGTGGAAGGCCGAGCCGCGCGCGGTCCAGCTCGAGAGCCTCCCAAAAGGCTTCTTCCGGGGGTCGTGTCGACCCCCGAGGCACCCGGACGGTCGCCAAAGCGATGGACCTGCCAGCGAGCATCGTGGTAGTCGTTTTTACAGGAGGAGCAAAACCGGCTCAACGGGAGGGGGAAGCGTATGCATTCGTCCCGGAAGTGGATCGTGCGCTCGATTACGGGCGGCCTTTTCGTCTCCGCCGTCGGGCTCGTGTTCGCCCCGCCGGCTGGAGCGCACGGGGAGCCCCCGTCGCTCGATTTTTACGGCAACTTCCAGTCGGCCGCGGATTGCCAGCGGAGGGTCTCCCGCGTCGCGCGGCTCTGCTTCGAGCGAGTCCTCTTCGGAAAACTCCGTTGCGACGCGAACGTTCTCGCCGGGCGCGGGTGTGACACCGGGAAATTCGAGAGCCTCGTCGGGAGGGCCGTTTCCGGGCTCGAGCGCGACCTTTCGGGATGTTCGGACGGGGAGCTCGCGATTCTCGGCTACGAGTCTCGCACCGAGGCTCTTTCCGACCTGACCGAGTCGTGCCGCGAGGAGGCGCAGCGGGCGCTCGAGGTCGTTTTCGCCCCGGCGATGTACACCGGACGCATCGAGCCGGGAGCGCGGGGCCGGGACCGGTGCCTCCGCCTCACGGCCCGCTTTGCCGTGAGCGTCTTGCGCAGCGCCGCCCGCCAGAAAGCGAGGGCGCTGGACATCATCGCGTCCGGGAATTTCTCCCGGGCCCAGAAACTCGACATTCTCGCGCGCGCCGAGGAACGAGTCCGTGCGCTCCGGGACCGGGGGGCGGCCGTGGCGGGGCGAGTTTGCACTCCGGAGGAGTTCGCGGGTAGTTACCGAACCTCGCCCGGGGAGCTTTTCGCGCGTATCGTCGGGCGCGCGGACTGTGTCGTGGCCGCGAGTCACGTGCAGAACGCGGTCACCTGCGCGGCCCCCGTCTGCGGCAACGGCGTGCGGGAAGAGGCAGAGGAGTGCGACGACGGGAACGACGCGGACGACGACGCCTGCCGGAACGATTGCCGCAGGGCGGAGTGCGAGGTGTTCCCGAGCACGTTCGCCCTGATCCAGGCGGCCATTTTCGAGAAACGAGGCTGCACGAGCCAGGGCTGCCACGATTCGGCGAGCCGCCAGGGCGGCCTCGATCTCACCCGAGGGGCGTCCTACGGGAACCTGCTTCGCATCCCCTCGCAGAGGGACCCGCGTATGGTCCGCCTGGAACCCGGAGCTCCCGACGAAAGCCTCCTCTACCTCAAGCTCGCCGCCGCCACCATCCCCGAAAGTTACGACCCGGCGATCGGGGCTCCGATGCCCGTCGGGCTTCCTCCACTGCGCCGAAACGAGCTCGAAGCCGTGCGCATCTGGATTCGGGACGGCGCTCCCGAAACGGGAGTCGTCCAGGGCACGGGAGAACTCCTCGACGCTTGCCTCCCGCCGCCCGATCCCGTCGAGATTCCGCCCCCACCGCCTCCCGCACCCGGGGAAGGCGTCCAGCTCCGCATGCCGAGATTCCTCGCACCCCCGCACAGCGAAACCGAGGTGTGCTTCGCTTCCTATTACGACTTCACCGAGAAAGTGCCTGCCCGCTTTCTCGACCCTACGGGCACGCGCTTCCGGTACAAGAGCGAGGTCATGACGCAGGATCCCCTGAGCCATCACCTCGTGCGACAACCCTACACGGGCAGCTACGGCCCCCGTGACCCCGTCTGGGGGAAGTGGACCTGCAAGGGAGGCGAGCGCGACGGCGAGGAATGCGACCCGCTCGACCTGGACTTTTGCGGCCCCGAAGGCACCTGTGGCAGCGAGCCTCGCCGCTCGGTCGCCTGTATCGGTTACGGTCCCCCGGACCACAACGCCGTCGCGCAGCAGTCCTTCACGGGAATCGGGGAAACGCGAGGCCTCACGCGGTGGGCCCCCGGCGTCTACGACGAATTCCCGGTGCGCGGCATCGTGATCTGGAATTCCCACAACTTCAACCTGAGCGACCGCCCCGGGAAGGTGGAAGCCTGGTCGAACTTCTACTTCGCGGAGCCCGAAGAGCAGCGGCATCGCGTCGAGCGGGTCACCGACGCGCGCTTCGTCTTCGTGATGAACGTGCCGCCTTTCGAGCAGCGGGAATACTGCGCCACCTACACCTTCCCCCGGGGCGTGCGCGTCTTCCAGGTATCCTCGCACACCCACAAAAGGGGGAAGCTCTTCCGGATCTGGAATCCGTCGGGAGAGCTCGTTTACCTGAACACCACCTACGAAGACCCCCTGCAGGTGAACTTCGACCCGCCTCTTCTTCTCGACGCCGAAGACCCCGCCGCACGCACGTTCCGGTACTGCGCCCTCTACGACAACGGTCTCACCGACCCCGGGGAGGTGAAGCGGCGCTCCACTTCCCCGCCGCCACCACCGCCCTTTCCCTTCGTACCCTGCACGGCCACGCACTGCGCCGAGGGTCGGGTCGGGGAGCCGTGCTCGGGGTCGACCGAGGAGGAAAGGAATCGGTCCTGCGATACGGCCCCGGGCGCGGGAGACGGACTCTGCGACGCCTGCGCCGTCACGGGAGGGGTGACGACCGACGACGAAATGTTCGTTTTCCTCGCCGCTTACTACTGAGGCCCACGCCCCGCATCGCCCTCTCCGAGGGCAGCGGGAGTTGCTGCGGAGCTACCGAACAGGCGTGCTTTCGGGTCGTTGGCAGGCCCGAAAAGGCCGCTTGCCAGCTCCGAGGTCGACCCGTCCCCGGGGTGCGGGATATACAAAGCGCAGCTCCTGTGTTTTTTGTATCCAGGAGAAGCCGGGGGTAAGTCCATGCGGGATTTTCGAGCGCTTTTTCTCGTTTTCGCGGCGGCCTCCCTTTTGGCTTCGCCGCCCCGAGTCGGAGCGCACGGGGATCCTCCGCCCCTCGAGTTTTACGGAAACTTCGAGAGTGCCGCGACCTGCCAGAGGCTCGTCTCCCGTGCGATGCGGGCCTGCTTCGATCGCGCCTCGAAGGTCGTACTCCGTTGCGCACACGCGGCGTTGGCCGGCATGCCCTGCGACCCCGACGAAGAAACCCGCCAGCTCGACCGGGCTGCGGAAAGAGCGCGGGCGGTCGTCCAGCGCGGCTGCACGGCCACGGAAATCTCCATCGTGGGCTACACGACACTCGCCGACGCGGCCGACGACATCGCTCGGACGTGCAAGGACGAAGCCGAAGCGCTGGCCTCCCTTCTCTACGGTCCCGCCATGTTCACGGGTTCTCCGGCTCCCGGCCCCACGCCGAGGGACCGGTGTTTGAACACGGCGGCGCGCTTCGCCTGGCGGGTCGCCCGGGCAGCCGTCCGCTACCGTTCGCGGGCGCTCGACCGCATCGCCTCGCAAGCGATGACCCCCGACGAGAAACGCGCGGCGCTCTCGGCCGAGGAAGCGCGCGTCCAACGACTCGAACAGGCCGGGATGGCGGCCGTCGAGCGGATGTGTACGCGCGAGGAGTTCGTCGGAGACTACGGGATGTCGCCCCTCGACTTCTTCGAGCGGTTGAGCGCCCGGGCCGACTGTGTCGTCGGGGCGAGCCACGTGCAGAGCGCGATCACCTGTCCGCCTCCTGTCTGCGGCAACGCAGTCAAGGAGCGCGGCGAAGAGTGCGACGACGGCAACCGCAACGACGACGCCTGCACTGCCGAGTGTCGAAAGACCGACTGCCCCACCTTCGCGAACACGTTCGACCTCATCCAGGAAGCCATCTTCGAGAAGAAAGGCTGCACGTCGTTCGGCTGCCACGACGGCGTCGCACGCCAGGGCGGACTCGACCTCACCCGGGGGAATTC carries:
- the mfd gene encoding transcription-repair-coupling factor, which produces MHLGQELGRAFRSQREAAPLRIQGLTGSASAYCLFRLLSAEPRPGLVVLPTPAEAERMFADLRFFFEETDDTPLERRRIWLLPPWDVPPFEDCSPSPDAAMLRVQALFGLVRTPTPLVVAPAEAVLQRVPPPDVFGREWLRLEAGQEVDLETVAAKLVDWGYRRLALVEERGEFRVRGGILDVYPAGSAHPVRLELSGDVIERISAFDVGSQRSCGPLREVLLLPAREFSLSAQRGCVARVAERCRELELRREDRLEIEQALREGLWVPGIEFFLPYFYPELVPVSAYLPESALLWTEDPLGVEGALAAAERAIARRAAEREAERKFLPPPGLLFLAADEWEDATRRFLRVESGGLALSSPESGPVLEVRCAGTRDLRLERHPGEPSFAAVAERLDRWCREGERVFVVTTSESQARRVSALLEAHGVVPSLPKEPIGAVLGAPAAGRPRILVGELGSGFRLADERLVFVTEADLFAEPRPRRRSHRPRVGELLRDLGELRRDDVVVHVDHGIGLYRGLKHLRVAGTEGDYLHLEYAGGDRLYVPVDRINLVRKYVGTDGTAPPLDRLGSPSWERTKKKVRESVLAMAKELVEIYAAREVLEREPYAPPDDLYREFEASFPYEETPDQLRAIEETVADLLRPKPMDRLVCGDVGFGKTEVALRAALLAVLDGRQVAVLVPTTVLAQQHLRTFRSRLEPYPVRVEMLSRFVPREKTREILEGLAAGTVDIVIGTHRLLRPDVRFRKLGLLVVDEEHRFGVRHKEQLKKMRRLVDVLTLTATPIPRTLQMSLSGIRDLSVIETPPVDRQAVRTYVTRYDESLLREAILRELSRGGQVFFVQNRVENIEVMAARLRELVPEARVAVAHGQMPSGALEKVMLEFVEGRVDVLVCTAIVESGLDIPNANTMIVHGADRFGLAELYQLRGRVGRSHQRAYCYLVVPGEHLITKEAQKRLQVLQELDELGGGFRLAVHDLEIRGAGNLLGKQQSGQIAAVGFDLYEKMLAEAVRELRGLPPEPDVEPEIQLGIPAFLPESYVPDEHQRLVFYRRLASAEEPEQLDAVLEELRDRYGPPPAIVENLVVLMRLRQRLRARRVLRAVRRGTWVLLHFHPEADVDVERVAALVRSESGRFRLGGDYQLAFRVDDPEPVALSREVESVLGRI